GCCCGAGAAAATAGCAATTATTGCTAAAATTATGGCTTTCGACTATGAATCACGCCTCGAAATAATAAGAGATTAATTAATCATGAAAGCAGATATCCATCCAAATTATCAAGATTCAGCTGTGACTTGCAGTTGTGGAAATACTTTTAAGACACGCTCAGTTTTGTCTGAGATTAAGCTTGCAATTTGCAGCGCTTGCCACCCATTTTTTACAGGCCAGCAAAAGTTGATTGATACTGCAGGACGCGTTGATCGCTTCAATAAGCGCTATTCCCGCACGACAGCTGCTAAGTAATTATTCAGCAAAATTTTTTGTGCGCTTAGCAGTTTGCATAGCGTTGCCACTGATCTGCTTGCTCGCGGCATGCACCGGCAAAGACTCGAACACTGAAGAAATAGAATTAGTTGCTAACACGCAGGCCCCCAGCTTCGAACTGAAAGATCTGCAGGGTCAGACACGTTCATTACAATCCTTTGCGGGTAAAACAATTTTACTCAATTTTTGGGCGACT
The window above is part of the bacterium genome. Proteins encoded here:
- the rpmE gene encoding 50S ribosomal protein L31; the protein is MKADIHPNYQDSAVTCSCGNTFKTRSVLSEIKLAICSACHPFFTGQQKLIDTAGRVDRFNKRYSRTTAAK